A genome region from Desulforapulum autotrophicum HRM2 includes the following:
- the mobQ gene encoding MobQ family relaxase, which produces MENFNHVLRSQKPPGPKADPLGKGERKKQKMAIYHMSVKPVQRSKGRSATAASAYRSAEKVKDLRTGEDFDYTRKGGVEHKEIIGSTLSREELWNLAESTETRKNATTAREYEVALPKELDLEQCINLCREFAEKLNAKHGCAVDICIHAGHTDKDTGESNDNRHAHLLTTTRPMIQAGTALGPDKCEREWSDKNRKEAGLCYRNVELKQEREEWGTLANKALALAGEEARIDHRSLKDQGIDREPQIHVGPTASAMHKKGKAAERALLNEYIKANNAELDRLEQLVSTHIENIDDINLEIDDLILEEYALIYGGDQYDEPAEPEITTALNHPSLVQENQNLTPKAQEAESFDPWEHENMQEPEPKTQEPEVTTILNHKPSAPVPQESGPKAKKIEVKTPRPKKSNKKEIRARYEAAQAKHQEIIDSLREYKENLEGNLEEKNFAESALNQLNKEHKEKNFFVKLFTDKKTKTYMFALSTIEQLKNSIDFLKNKIKTANINLKIAEKNLKRLESMPIVDEIKADIEREQKALASTIQEQKTDIPRATTALNHKTPDQEDQGSGPKAQEPESEEESGMRM; this is translated from the coding sequence TTGGAAAATTTCAATCACGTCCTGCGGAGCCAAAAACCCCCCGGCCCAAAAGCCGACCCCCTTGGAAAGGGGGAAAGGAAAAAGCAAAAGATGGCCATATATCATATGTCAGTCAAGCCAGTACAAAGATCAAAGGGCAGATCTGCAACCGCCGCATCCGCTTACCGATCTGCCGAAAAAGTCAAAGACCTTCGAACCGGAGAAGATTTCGACTACACCAGAAAGGGTGGTGTCGAACATAAAGAGATCATCGGCTCAACATTGAGCCGAGAGGAATTGTGGAATCTTGCAGAATCCACAGAGACCAGAAAAAATGCAACGACAGCCAGAGAGTATGAAGTTGCATTGCCGAAAGAACTGGATCTTGAACAATGTATAAACCTCTGCCGTGAATTTGCCGAAAAACTTAATGCAAAACATGGATGTGCAGTTGATATCTGCATCCATGCTGGCCATACCGATAAAGATACGGGCGAAAGCAACGACAACCGTCACGCACACCTTTTAACAACGACTCGCCCCATGATCCAGGCGGGAACCGCCCTGGGGCCTGATAAGTGTGAAAGAGAATGGAGCGACAAGAACCGTAAAGAAGCTGGCCTCTGCTATCGAAACGTTGAATTAAAACAAGAAAGAGAGGAATGGGGAACCCTTGCAAACAAAGCCCTTGCCCTGGCCGGTGAGGAGGCCCGGATCGATCACCGGAGTCTTAAAGACCAAGGGATCGACCGAGAACCACAAATACACGTAGGCCCCACGGCATCTGCAATGCACAAAAAAGGCAAAGCGGCAGAAAGGGCCTTGCTCAACGAATACATCAAAGCAAATAATGCAGAGCTTGATCGCTTAGAACAATTAGTTTCGACACACATAGAGAACATTGACGATATCAATCTTGAAATTGATGACTTGATTTTAGAGGAATATGCCCTCATATACGGTGGTGATCAATATGACGAACCAGCGGAACCAGAAATAACAACGGCCTTGAACCACCCTTCCTTAGTCCAAGAGAATCAGAATTTAACCCCGAAGGCCCAGGAAGCGGAATCTTTTGATCCCTGGGAACATGAAAATATGCAGGAACCCGAACCGAAGACCCAGGAACCAGAGGTAACAACTATCTTGAACCACAAACCTTCAGCCCCAGTGCCCCAGGAGTCTGGCCCGAAGGCCAAAAAGATAGAGGTAAAGACCCCCAGGCCCAAAAAATCTAATAAAAAAGAAATTCGGGCGAGATATGAAGCTGCACAAGCAAAACACCAAGAGATAATAGACTCTTTGAGAGAGTATAAAGAAAATTTAGAGGGGAATTTAGAAGAAAAAAATTTCGCTGAATCAGCTTTAAACCAATTAAACAAAGAACATAAAGAAAAAAACTTTTTTGTGAAGCTTTTTACAGATAAAAAAACAAAAACATATATGTTCGCACTATCTACAATTGAACAGTTAAAAAATTCTATAGATTTTTTAAAAAATAAAATCAAAACAGCGAACATAAATCTTAAAATAGCTGAAAAAAATCTCAAAAGACTTGAATCTATGCCCATTGTTGATGAAATTAAAGCAGATATAGAAAGGGAACAAAAAGCATTGGCTTCCACGATCCAGGAGCAGAAAACCGACATCCCCAGGGCAACAACCGCCTTGAATCATAAAACGCCAGATCAAGAGGACCAGGGATCTGGCCCGAAGGCCCAGGAACCAGAATCGGAAGAGGAATCAGGAATGAGAATGTAA
- a CDS encoding coiled-coil domain-containing protein → MEKTTMSQKVDVDLAEKFKELQAAAGGTGQDFIETLIATYTQAQVDTDTSSPIYKEQIKVRQSLSQVERVVCAFLELASNDKIAVEEKSKEAVVEAQKKVVELENQIKENVEQLKTIQEEKENLKKQVIGLEEKAESLETLKSAWAEKESSWKEKESGLNTRITELDIEAKQARELSKTVVGLEKELTQKNSALALADQQTKYDQGSIEDLKKMVEEYRGEVTGLRTKLSTAQQDINTVRLECSSQVNQIEKEYASQINKIEKSAAEEKGLLSGELKNIKKQLVESQKNFAENKLREATDKSEKNKIDDQTLSLPGFD, encoded by the coding sequence ATGGAAAAAACAACAATGTCACAAAAAGTAGATGTAGACCTTGCAGAAAAATTCAAAGAGCTTCAAGCTGCGGCCGGTGGAACAGGACAAGATTTTATTGAAACTCTCATTGCCACTTATACCCAGGCCCAGGTCGACACAGATACCTCATCCCCTATATATAAGGAACAGATTAAAGTCCGTCAGTCCTTGTCCCAAGTGGAACGAGTCGTGTGTGCTTTCCTTGAGCTTGCATCCAATGATAAAATAGCTGTAGAAGAAAAATCCAAAGAGGCTGTGGTTGAAGCCCAGAAGAAGGTTGTGGAGCTTGAGAACCAAATTAAAGAGAATGTCGAGCAATTAAAAACTATCCAGGAAGAGAAAGAGAACCTTAAAAAACAGGTGATCGGACTTGAAGAAAAAGCTGAAAGCCTGGAGACCTTAAAGTCAGCCTGGGCAGAAAAAGAGTCCTCTTGGAAAGAAAAGGAATCAGGTTTGAATACTCGGATAACTGAATTAGATATCGAGGCAAAACAGGCCCGTGAGTTGTCTAAAACGGTTGTCGGGTTGGAAAAAGAATTAACTCAGAAAAATTCTGCCCTTGCCCTTGCAGATCAGCAAACCAAATACGACCAGGGCAGTATCGAGGACCTTAAAAAGATGGTGGAAGAATATCGGGGAGAAGTAACAGGTCTTCGTACAAAATTATCCACTGCACAGCAAGATATTAATACTGTGAGACTGGAGTGTTCTTCTCAAGTCAATCAAATAGAAAAAGAATATGCCTCTCAAATTAATAAAATAGAGAAGTCTGCAGCAGAAGAAAAAGGTTTGCTATCTGGTGAATTAAAAAACATAAAAAAACAACTTGTAGAATCTCAAAAAAACTTTGCAGAAAATAAATTGAGAGAGGCAACAGATAAATCAGAAAAAAATAAAATAGATGATCAAACTCTATCTCTTCCTGGATTCGATTAA
- a CDS encoding metallophosphoesterase family protein, whose protein sequence is MKILYTSDLHGKSWKYDQLQIEAQKHCAAMVINGGDMLPAGKSLFDQDKFIVGYLQDHFKSFDKIGVPYLCFPGNDDLIAFDPLFNEVCQKYELVHNIAQQKTSINNFEFIGINWVPDYPFRLKDRCRVDNQKFVFERQFGSAMLSTLSGWKKIEHWQTYAQSLPTIEEELKNLPLPDSMEKAIYVIHAPPAFAGLDVCTHGKQVGSKAVYYFLEQYQPLMSLHLWRSVKLIQFCSDKLIRWLTEQANTPPKKIKLEPRSYPAGPCLT, encoded by the coding sequence ATGAAGATTCTCTACACGTCTGACTTACATGGAAAATCCTGGAAGTACGATCAGTTGCAAATTGAGGCTCAAAAACATTGTGCAGCCATGGTTATCAATGGTGGAGATATGTTGCCGGCCGGGAAAAGTCTGTTTGACCAGGACAAATTCATTGTTGGCTATCTGCAGGATCACTTTAAGAGCTTCGACAAGATTGGCGTGCCTTATCTTTGCTTTCCGGGTAATGACGACTTGATAGCCTTTGATCCACTATTTAACGAGGTTTGCCAAAAGTATGAGTTGGTCCATAATATTGCTCAACAAAAAACTTCAATCAATAACTTTGAATTTATTGGCATCAACTGGGTTCCAGATTATCCCTTTCGATTGAAAGACCGATGCCGAGTGGATAATCAAAAATTTGTTTTTGAAAGACAATTCGGGTCTGCCATGCTATCAACCTTGTCTGGCTGGAAAAAGATAGAGCACTGGCAAACTTATGCTCAAAGTTTACCAACCATTGAAGAAGAACTAAAAAATCTTCCTTTACCGGACTCCATGGAGAAGGCCATCTATGTTATCCATGCTCCACCTGCTTTTGCAGGTCTGGATGTTTGCACCCATGGGAAACAAGTAGGCTCCAAAGCTGTTTATTATTTTTTAGAACAATATCAACCATTGATGAGCCTCCACCTATGGCGCTCAGTTAAATTGATACAATTCTGCTCAGATAAATTGATACGTTGGTTAACAGAGCAGGCCAATACCCCGCCTAAAAAAATAAAATTAGAACCCCGCAGCTATCCCGCAGGCCCCTGCCTTACTTGA
- a CDS encoding CHC2 zinc finger domain-containing protein, which translates to MAGSRYTREHLFTLRNHILIDRLIETMAIPSKTQEGCYRFQCPVCNGFNTGINPKTNLARCFNCQKNYNTIDLVMTVKELSFIDSVAYLEALKMTIPVPSREAHSPPPTPNRSRDTVKQSKPVVLGDIFKSLATSAPITSPQLRNNERQTIENLHERVSVLEDCIKSLTDKIALIELR; encoded by the coding sequence ATGGCCGGTTCCCGTTATACCCGTGAACATCTATTTACCCTTCGTAACCACATCCTTATAGACAGGCTGATTGAAACCATGGCCATACCTTCAAAAACCCAGGAAGGGTGTTATAGGTTCCAATGCCCTGTTTGCAACGGGTTCAACACCGGTATTAACCCAAAGACAAATCTGGCACGCTGTTTTAATTGTCAAAAAAACTATAACACAATTGACCTTGTGATGACTGTCAAAGAGCTGAGCTTTATTGATAGCGTTGCTTACCTGGAAGCATTAAAAATGACAATCCCGGTCCCATCAAGGGAGGCACACTCCCCTCCACCGACGCCAAACCGTTCAAGGGATACTGTCAAACAAAGCAAACCGGTGGTCCTTGGTGACATCTTCAAATCACTAGCAACATCTGCCCCAATCACATCCCCACAGCTTCGAAACAATGAGCGTCAGACAATTGAGAATCTTCATGAGAGAGTCTCGGTACTGGAAGACTGCATCAAATCTCTAACTGACAAAATAGCTTTAATTGAGCTTCGCTAA
- a CDS encoding ATP-binding protein: MDKELEAMLKYIRLPGLLANWNSYLTTAGQDNYSHTRLLKEIIQNEYTIKKENSRKLRISKACIPERYVMETFPFDRQPNLSRKKVINIYDSDYMEQRQNIIWIGSTGTGKTGLATSFLMQDINKGYKGRFITFPELVELLYQSVADHTEAKIIKMFEGYDTLLIDELGYVEIEPIQVGLFFTLMQRRHKRKTTLITSNLGFAQWTTFLQNNQLTAALIDRLTENSHVINMKDCVSLRAKLNTGQG, from the coding sequence ATGGATAAAGAATTGGAAGCTATGCTCAAGTATATCCGGCTACCAGGATTATTGGCAAATTGGAACAGCTATCTGACGACTGCGGGTCAGGATAACTACTCGCACACAAGACTCTTGAAAGAGATCATCCAAAATGAATATACCATCAAGAAAGAGAACTCCAGAAAACTTCGGATCAGCAAAGCATGCATACCGGAAAGGTATGTCATGGAGACCTTCCCGTTTGACCGGCAACCCAATCTATCCAGGAAAAAAGTCATTAACATTTATGACTCGGACTACATGGAACAACGACAGAACATAATCTGGATAGGCTCCACGGGCACCGGAAAGACTGGACTTGCCACATCCTTTTTGATGCAGGACATCAATAAGGGATACAAGGGCCGTTTTATAACCTTCCCTGAACTTGTTGAACTGCTGTATCAATCGGTTGCAGATCATACTGAAGCAAAAATCATCAAGATGTTCGAGGGATACGACACTCTTCTGATCGATGAGTTGGGCTACGTGGAGATAGAGCCGATCCAGGTAGGTTTATTTTTTACACTGATGCAACGGCGACATAAAAGAAAGACCACGTTAATCACCTCAAATCTCGGGTTTGCTCAATGGACCACCTTCTTGCAAAACAACCAACTGACGGCTGCGCTTATTGACCGTTTGACAGAAAACAGCCATGTAATCAACATGAAGGACTGTGTAAGCTTGCGAGCAAAGCTGAATACCGGACAAGGGTAG
- a CDS encoding helix-turn-helix domain-containing protein has translation MIDQDKRQAIYYLHKEGMSLRTIARNMGISVNTVISIIQQQGLIPEPLRKDKITIDEALLKKVYQECNGWNQRIHEILTEEHKLDVGYSTLTRMIRELDLGNSKKNKRCSQVPDQPGQEMQHDTTTYVLPIGDVRIRVVASIIYWRYSKVRYLKFYRHFDRFTMKCFLHEALMFWGYAARECIIDNTNLARLRGLGRNAVIVPEMERFAAQYGFEFVCHEKNHPNRKAGNERSFYTTETNFIPGRTFKTFEDLNQQGLAWATVRMPNRPMAKTRLIPEKLFAHEQTFLTKMPAFITQPYREHQRVTDQYGYIPVDGNYYWVPGTGRHDVIALEYSDHLKIYLNRQCLGEYQLPPEGTKNKKIGPDGQPPPIRQPRNRKKPTINQEKLLRELSSEVSKYIDEFVIPMSGKKRHGFIRQMYSLNQKLTPSLFIAAIARALTYRITDIETIKRIAVLKMQQGNCKIQSPDVDMTYINRKSFLEGQFADEVDLTTYDDLEDTHG, from the coding sequence ATGATCGATCAAGACAAACGCCAGGCAATCTATTATCTACATAAAGAGGGAATGAGCCTGCGGACAATAGCCCGCAATATGGGCATCTCTGTCAACACGGTAATATCCATTATCCAACAGCAAGGTTTGATACCGGAACCGCTCCGCAAAGATAAAATCACGATTGACGAGGCTCTTCTGAAAAAAGTTTACCAGGAGTGTAACGGCTGGAACCAGCGGATCCATGAAATTCTTACGGAAGAGCATAAGCTTGATGTTGGTTATTCAACATTAACCCGGATGATCCGTGAGCTTGACCTTGGTAACAGCAAGAAGAATAAACGTTGTAGCCAGGTTCCTGATCAGCCAGGGCAGGAGATGCAGCATGACACCACCACCTACGTCCTGCCGATAGGTGATGTTCGAATCAGGGTTGTTGCCAGCATCATTTACTGGCGCTACTCCAAGGTTCGTTATCTGAAGTTCTACCGTCATTTTGATCGATTTACCATGAAATGCTTTTTACATGAGGCACTAATGTTCTGGGGATATGCTGCCCGGGAATGCATCATTGACAATACCAACCTGGCCCGTCTGCGGGGGCTCGGCAGGAATGCTGTGATTGTTCCTGAAATGGAACGATTTGCAGCCCAGTACGGATTTGAATTTGTCTGTCACGAGAAAAATCATCCCAACAGAAAAGCCGGCAATGAAAGGAGCTTTTATACAACGGAGACAAACTTCATTCCCGGCCGAACCTTTAAGACGTTCGAAGACCTCAATCAACAAGGGTTAGCCTGGGCGACGGTGCGGATGCCGAACCGGCCTATGGCTAAAACCAGACTGATCCCCGAGAAGCTGTTTGCCCATGAACAGACATTCCTGACGAAAATGCCCGCATTCATTACACAGCCTTACCGTGAACATCAGAGAGTCACCGATCAATACGGGTATATACCCGTTGACGGCAATTATTATTGGGTACCGGGAACCGGTCGTCATGACGTGATTGCCCTGGAATACAGCGACCATCTTAAAATCTATCTCAACAGGCAGTGTCTTGGGGAGTATCAACTTCCACCAGAAGGTACGAAGAATAAAAAGATAGGACCAGACGGGCAACCACCGCCCATACGTCAGCCTCGCAACCGAAAAAAACCAACAATAAACCAGGAAAAACTTTTGAGAGAGCTCTCCTCTGAAGTGAGTAAGTACATAGATGAATTTGTAATACCGATGAGTGGTAAAAAACGTCATGGGTTCATCCGGCAAATGTACAGCCTGAACCAAAAACTGACGCCCTCATTGTTTATCGCAGCAATTGCGAGAGCCTTAACCTATCGCATCACCGATATTGAAACCATTAAACGAATTGCCGTTCTCAAGATGCAACAGGGAAATTGCAAAATCCAAAGCCCTGATGTGGATATGACGTACATAAACCGTAAAAGCTTTCTTGAGGGGCAGTTCGCCGATGAAGTAGACCTGACCACTTATGACGATCTGGAGGATACCCATGGATAA
- a CDS encoding chromosome partitioning protein ParB — translation MIEQIELSEIDLRYESYRLRSKVEEQALINSVLNHGIREPLEGVAPVDGPKILLNGFKRVRCAKKLNIGIVPWYSLGQDEAVGILELLRRSTTKSLTILEQARLIDELQGVHAMGTADIALLLEKSKAWVSVRSGIMVDMSECVKAAIFNGRFPAYAYLYILRPFIRINAVTKKEVNTFVTVVSGMHLSIREIRTLAHGYFKGSDELRKQIEVGNIPWCLKQLKETTKPETGCIGDEQRMLTDLEQALRKMQRICVKSYDNRLTSGAFLAQANLLTKELLDHITPFEQSMRALYDRSRQTPGNLLST, via the coding sequence ATGATTGAACAGATTGAATTGTCGGAAATAGATCTTCGTTACGAATCGTATCGCCTTCGTTCAAAGGTAGAGGAGCAGGCTCTTATTAACTCTGTCTTGAACCATGGTATCCGGGAACCCTTGGAAGGTGTTGCGCCGGTGGACGGTCCCAAGATTCTTCTCAATGGCTTCAAACGGGTACGATGTGCCAAGAAACTCAACATTGGTATTGTTCCCTGGTATAGTCTTGGACAGGATGAAGCTGTTGGCATCCTTGAATTACTGCGCCGTTCCACGACCAAATCCCTTACGATTCTTGAACAGGCCCGGTTGATCGATGAACTTCAGGGTGTTCATGCCATGGGTACTGCCGATATTGCCCTCCTACTTGAAAAAAGTAAGGCCTGGGTGAGTGTACGTAGCGGCATCATGGTCGACATGAGCGAGTGCGTTAAAGCCGCTATTTTTAATGGTCGATTCCCTGCCTATGCCTACCTGTATATTCTGCGTCCGTTTATACGTATAAACGCAGTGACAAAAAAAGAGGTGAATACATTTGTGACTGTTGTATCCGGTATGCATTTGAGTATCCGTGAGATCAGAACGCTTGCCCATGGGTACTTTAAGGGATCGGACGAACTGCGCAAACAGATAGAAGTGGGTAATATCCCATGGTGCCTGAAGCAGTTGAAGGAAACAACCAAACCTGAGACTGGGTGTATAGGCGATGAACAGCGGATGCTCACAGATCTTGAGCAAGCGCTCAGGAAAATGCAGCGCATTTGTGTCAAAAGTTATGACAATCGCCTTACAAGTGGTGCATTCCTGGCCCAGGCTAATCTTCTTACCAAAGAATTATTAGATCATATAACACCATTTGAACAATCCATGAGGGCACTTTATGATCGATCAAGACAAACGCCAGGCAATCTATTATCTACATAA